A single region of the Silene latifolia isolate original U9 population chromosome 8, ASM4854445v1, whole genome shotgun sequence genome encodes:
- the LOC141597075 gene encoding F-box protein At4g22280-like isoform X1 yields MTPPVTYGKHVEDAVSGNCLDRISSLPDELLGLIISFLPTTCAVKASILSKRWRYLFTLTNCLSFDDKRCPMKNERKEFVRRFKEYVDNVLKLHQMAPIKKFSLVCHANYHDSDLNRWFSYALQKGVEELHYKLDQTDCVPNHDGFFTCETLMSLKMMGPPDHECYEIEIPLSTSLPKLKILHLEHILFFDFESMKRLFSSCELLEELVLNYCYGDIDGHAIHCTRILKALTIKDCRFLLGTIEIDAPNLAYLNYSSNIGVRIVPSWKNSCSFEKAKLTFNCSEAEDSDSDTNVNLLEYDRELLIAAASKVVELRLETDSVQVLLTPDEDDEQMPEFHSLSILYLEDFPYYAWEYVTCLLEKSPKLELLTFESGLHCCQCSDFYCPDNCYDSLPSSDIHLLPFSCHVGKIEVLKFCGHKGPLSLMGHLLRNASDLGDVCVYTLCDDEDDDDVEMEKEMKIYRDLLRLPRASKDCCIEMMELR; encoded by the exons ATGACACCACCTGTCACGTATGGTAAACATGTAGAAGACGCAGTAAGCGGGAATTGTTTAGATAGGATCAGCAGTTTGCCTGATGAACTACTTGGTCTCATAATCTCCTTTCTACCAACAACATGTGCCGTAAAAGCAAGTATTCTATCAAAGAGATGGCGGTACCTTTTTACTTTGACGAATTGCCTTTCTTTTGATGATAAACGATGTCCAATGAAAAATGAGAGAAAAGAATTCGTTCGAAGGTTTAAGGAGTATGTTGATAATGTTTTAAAATTGCACCAAATGGCACCCATCAAGAAATTTAGTTTAGTTTGTCATGCAAACTATCATGATTCGGATTTGAATCGCTGGTTTAGTTACGCTTTACAAAAGGGTGTTGAAGAGCTTCATTATAAATTAGATCAGACTGATTGTGTGCCTAATCATGATGGCTTCTTCACATGTGAAACACTAATGAGTCTGAAAATGATGGGTCCTCCAGATCATGAGTGTTACGAAATTGAAATTCCGCTATCAACCTCGTTACCAAAACTGAAGATCCTCCACCTGGAACATATCTTATTCTTTGATTTTGAATCAATGAAAAGATTGTTTTCTAGTTGTGAATTGCTTGAAGAATTGGTTCTCAACTATTGCTACGGTGACATTGACGGTCATGCTATTCATTGTACTAGAATACTCAAAGCCCTAACTATAAAAGACTGCCGTTTTTTGTTGGGTACAATTGAGATTGACGCCCCTAATTTGGCATATTTAAACTACAGTTCAAATATTGGTGTGAGAATTGTTCCGTCGTGGAAAAACTCGTGTTCTTTTGAGAAGGCAAAACTAACTTTCAATTGCAGCGAAGCTGAAGATAGTGATTCTGATACTAATGTAAATTTGTTAGAGTATGACCGTGAACTTTTAATAGCCGCTGCCTCTAAAGTTGTAGAATTACGTTTAGAAACGGACTCAGTGCAG GTTCTTCTTACACCTGATGAGGACGACGAGCAAATGCCTGAATTTCATAGCCTGTCAATTTTATACCTTGAGGACTTTCCTTATTACGCGTGGGAATATGTGACATGCTTGCTTGAGAAATCTCCTAAACTTGAGCTTCTCACCTTTGAATCG GGCTTGCATTGCTGCCAATGTTCTGACTTCTACTGTCCGGATAACTGCTATGACTCGCTGCCGTCTTCAGATATTCATCTACTCCCTTTTTCGTGTCATGTTGGTAAGATTGAAGTCCTCAAGTTTTGTGGGCACAAGGGTCCATTGTCACTTATGGGGCATCTTCTTAGAAACGCAAGTGACCTGGGTGATGTGTGCGTTTACACGTTATGCGATGATGAGGACGACGACGACGTTGAGATGGAAAAGGAAATGAAAATCTATAGGGATCTGTTGAGGCTTCCAAGGGCTTCAAAAGACTGCTGCATAGAAATGATGGAACTAAGGTAA